The Pedobacter roseus genome contains a region encoding:
- the rpmA gene encoding 50S ribosomal protein L27: protein MAHKKGAGSSKNGRESHSKRLGIKIFGGQLAIAGNILVRQRGTKHHPDKGVGIGRDHTLFALVDGTVIFRKKQDNKSYVSILPITDAEIEAAVAKAPVAKKAVAKKEVVAEEVVEAAPAKKAPAKKAAKKDETTEEAAPAE from the coding sequence ATGGCACACAAAAAAGGAGCCGGTAGTTCGAAAAACGGACGTGAATCGCATAGTAAGCGTTTAGGTATTAAAATTTTCGGTGGGCAATTAGCTATCGCTGGAAACATTTTAGTACGTCAACGTGGAACCAAACACCACCCTGATAAAGGTGTTGGTATCGGAAGAGACCATACTTTATTTGCTTTAGTTGATGGTACTGTTATTTTCAGAAAGAAACAAGATAACAAATCTTATGTTTCTATCCTTCCTATCACCGACGCTGAAATCGAAGCAGCAGTAGCTAAAGCACCAGTTGCTAAAAAAGCGGTTGCAAAGAAAGAAGTTGTAGCAGAAGAAGTTGTTGAAGCAGCTCCGGCTAAAAAAGCACCTGCAAAAAAAGCAGCTAAAAAAGACGAAACTACTGAAGAAGCTGCACCTGCAGAATAA
- a CDS encoding sialidase family protein — translation MFKEKIISFFITALFSFTCLAQQKTKVQIVTRESIFDQAPYEACHASTLVQLNDGKVMAAWFGGKHEGSNDVAIWIATKDHDQWTTPVKIATGATNTNLPIACWNPVLFKATNGTLFLHYKVGPNPREWWAEYKTSTNDGKTWSVAKKLPSGFLGPIKNKPVQLKNGTILYPSSTESLDEKTWKIHIEKSDGQAKNWKKIEINCDTFGVIQPSILTYPKGKLQLLCRSRQNVIVESWSEDNGETWSKLKATILPNPNSGSDAVTLTDGRQLLIYNPLTSGKNWWEGRSILKLAISSDGENWQDIYTLEKHDKGEYSYPAIIQDKKGNIHLSYTSERKRITYAEIRLVRSP, via the coding sequence ATGTTTAAGGAAAAAATAATTTCATTTTTCATTACCGCTCTATTTTCTTTTACCTGCCTCGCTCAACAAAAAACAAAGGTTCAGATCGTTACGAGAGAAAGCATTTTCGATCAGGCACCTTATGAAGCTTGCCATGCCTCTACGCTCGTACAACTTAATGATGGTAAAGTAATGGCAGCATGGTTTGGTGGAAAACACGAAGGAAGTAATGATGTGGCCATCTGGATAGCGACAAAAGATCATGACCAATGGACTACACCAGTTAAAATCGCAACAGGCGCCACAAATACCAATCTTCCAATAGCATGCTGGAATCCGGTATTATTTAAAGCCACAAACGGAACTTTATTTTTACACTATAAAGTTGGCCCAAACCCAAGGGAATGGTGGGCAGAGTACAAAACTTCTACCAATGATGGTAAGACCTGGTCTGTGGCAAAAAAGCTTCCTTCCGGCTTTTTGGGGCCAATAAAAAACAAACCCGTTCAGCTTAAAAACGGAACGATTCTTTATCCATCAAGCACGGAGAGTCTGGATGAAAAAACATGGAAAATCCACATTGAAAAATCAGACGGCCAGGCAAAAAACTGGAAGAAAATCGAAATCAATTGTGATACTTTTGGGGTTATACAACCTTCCATTTTAACCTACCCTAAAGGAAAACTGCAATTATTATGCAGAAGCAGGCAAAATGTAATTGTAGAAAGCTGGTCGGAAGATAATGGCGAAACCTGGTCTAAATTAAAAGCAACAATCTTACCCAACCCAAATTCGGGCAGCGACGCTGTTACTTTAACCGATGGAAGGCAATTACTAATCTATAATCCCTTAACCTCAGGCAAAAACTGGTGGGAAGGCCGTTCGATCCTAAAACTCGCCATTTCTTCGGATGGTGAAAACTGGCAGGACATCTACACTTTAGAAAAACACGATAAAGGTGAATACAGTTACCCGGCCATTATTCAGGATAAAAAAGGGAATATCCACTTAAGCTATACTTCTGAAAGAAAGAGGATTACTTATGCAGAGATTAGATTAGTCCGTAGTCCGTAG
- a CDS encoding carboxypeptidase-like regulatory domain-containing protein, with the protein MKLKFCFNIILFWLFPYLLLAQTIKGKITDELSNSGVAYVTVQADANHKTISNENGEFELAVNSLPCDLTISHISYQPIKIKANDTFLNLKLKAIVQNLEEVVVGNNALSLMKSAYAKAVKSVDESYYAKAFFRQIAYEAERPTYLNEIFFNADWKNYSLMKWLPTESRYLKNDSHVSYSNLSFSVFTLSGYLSNSYYAKPLSSKLDSLYTFKIKSTYKSGDDEIAVISCKLKVKYEKAYFEGDYYLNTDTYNILKIDGTIKNFGLTSKGVLGAKLKEANLISQYSVNSNNKSILDFSVLTLKSRMTVLGLGTKNLELYSTLYVMDYDNAYNKDLKEIQNKTNDVKTTQNMVYNADFWRSNPTIKRTAKEEEAIKILEEAPTIK; encoded by the coding sequence ATGAAATTAAAGTTTTGTTTTAACATTATCCTTTTTTGGTTATTTCCCTATTTATTGTTGGCTCAAACGATAAAAGGAAAAATTACTGATGAATTATCGAATAGCGGAGTGGCTTATGTAACCGTTCAGGCAGATGCAAACCATAAAACGATTAGTAATGAAAACGGGGAATTTGAACTCGCTGTAAACTCGCTGCCTTGTGATTTAACAATTTCACATATCAGTTATCAACCCATAAAAATCAAAGCAAACGATACCTTTTTAAATCTAAAATTAAAGGCTATTGTACAAAACCTCGAAGAAGTTGTTGTAGGTAATAATGCGCTTTCGTTAATGAAAAGTGCTTATGCAAAAGCCGTAAAAAGCGTTGATGAATCGTACTATGCTAAAGCTTTTTTCCGCCAGATTGCTTATGAGGCCGAACGGCCTACCTATTTAAACGAAATATTCTTTAATGCGGATTGGAAAAACTACTCACTTATGAAATGGTTGCCTACCGAAAGCAGGTATTTAAAAAACGATAGTCATGTTTCTTATTCAAATTTAAGCTTTTCCGTATTTACCCTTTCGGGTTATTTATCCAATAGTTATTATGCAAAACCATTATCTTCAAAATTAGATTCGCTATATACTTTCAAAATAAAAAGCACATATAAATCCGGCGATGATGAAATTGCAGTGATTAGTTGCAAATTAAAAGTTAAATATGAAAAGGCATATTTTGAAGGAGATTACTATTTAAATACAGATACCTATAACATTTTAAAAATCGATGGTACCATCAAAAATTTCGGTTTAACTAGTAAAGGTGTATTAGGGGCAAAACTAAAAGAGGCAAATTTAATTTCGCAATACTCCGTTAACAGCAATAATAAAAGCATTTTGGATTTTTCCGTACTGACCTTAAAAAGTAGAATGACGGTATTGGGCTTAGGTACAAAAAACCTCGAACTATATAGCACTTTATATGTGATGGATTATGACAATGCCTATAATAAAGATTTAAAAGAGATCCAAAATAAAACCAATGATGTAAAAACAACACAAAATATGGTTTATAATGCCGATTTTTGGAGATCGAATCCTACTATTAAAAGAACTGCAAAAGAAGAAGAGGCCATAAAAATTTTAGAGGAGGCCCCAACAATAAAATAG
- a CDS encoding polyprenyl synthetase family protein, with protein MHTTEQLQQILDTAIQNLKFPDHPKQLYDPITYIINLGGKRVRPLLVLMATELFGEDANQSVHAAMAIEVFHNFTLVHDDIMDNAPLRRGQATVHEKWSTNVAILSGDVMMVEANKNLAKVNPIFLKDVLDTFNATAQGVCEGQQLDMEFEGRDDVSIEEYINMIRLKTAVLLGGALKLGAIIAGASEKDADLIYQFGENIGIAFQLQDDILDVYADPEKFGKQVGGDIIANKKTFLLLKAFELADGETRASLDTWTSYKEFNAQEKVDTVRQVYDTLDIQEIAKENMNYYRNKALAVFEQINVSDERKANLLTLTEQLMAREY; from the coding sequence ATGCATACTACAGAACAACTACAGCAAATTTTAGATACTGCAATACAAAATTTAAAGTTTCCGGATCACCCTAAACAACTTTACGATCCGATTACTTACATTATTAACCTTGGCGGAAAGCGTGTAAGACCATTGCTGGTTTTAATGGCTACCGAATTATTTGGAGAAGATGCAAACCAATCGGTTCATGCCGCCATGGCGATTGAGGTTTTCCATAATTTTACGCTCGTTCATGATGATATTATGGACAATGCGCCACTCCGCAGAGGGCAGGCTACCGTACATGAGAAATGGAGTACCAACGTAGCCATATTAAGTGGTGATGTAATGATGGTAGAAGCCAATAAAAACCTTGCTAAAGTAAATCCTATATTCCTGAAAGACGTTTTAGATACCTTTAATGCAACAGCCCAGGGTGTTTGCGAAGGTCAGCAGCTGGATATGGAATTTGAAGGCCGTGACGACGTAAGTATTGAAGAATACATCAACATGATCAGGCTAAAAACGGCTGTATTGCTTGGTGGTGCACTAAAATTGGGCGCTATTATTGCCGGGGCTTCAGAAAAAGATGCCGATTTAATCTATCAGTTTGGCGAAAATATCGGAATTGCTTTTCAGTTGCAGGATGACATTTTAGACGTTTATGCCGATCCCGAAAAATTTGGAAAACAGGTTGGCGGAGACATTATTGCCAATAAAAAGACTTTCTTACTATTAAAAGCTTTCGAATTAGCAGATGGCGAAACCCGTGCTTCATTAGATACCTGGACATCGTATAAAGAATTTAACGCACAAGAAAAAGTAGATACTGTTCGTCAGGTTTACGATACCTTAGATATCCAGGAAATTGCCAAAGAAAACATGAATTACTACCGTAACAAAGCCTTAGCGGTATTTGAACAGATTAATGTGAGCGATGAACGGAAAGCAAATCTTTTAACGCTTACCGAGCAATTAATGGCCAGGGAGTATTAA
- the rnr gene encoding ribonuclease R: MAKKKSANIKLVLNQLVSDVFEKNSNQLLNYKQVSAKLNLNDQESRETILEILKEGKSAGIFLEPEKGKFKLKELQNFIIGTVDMTADGSAYIVPEDEFEKDVFVAPRKLKNALHGDTVKAYVFAKKSGRKNDGEVVEIIKRAKSDFTGVIKISDRFAFVIADDKKMMHDIFVPLADTHDAKNGQRVLVTLSDWPESAKNPIGIVKHVLGNQGENNTEMNAILAQYGFPLEFPPQVEREANAIPEEIPAAEIAKRKDFRNVLTFTIDPADAKDFDDAISYQKLPNGNHEIGVHIADVSHYVIQGTELDKEAYSRATSVYLVDRVIPMLPERLSNGVCSLRPNEDKLCFAAVFELDEQANIQNEWYGRTVIHSDRRFSYEEAQEVIENKAGDYAQEILKLNELAYILRDRKFKNGAISFESTEVKFKLDESGKPIGVYVKERKDAHKLIEDYMLLANRKVAEFIAKKTKGKDKLTFVYRVHDSPNMETLNTFATFASRFGYKINTKSDKEIAKSLNNLMADVEGKKEQNILTSLAIRSMAKAIYSTKKTSHYGLAFEYYTHFTSPIRRYPDVMAHRLLQTYLDGGKSADMEFYEVASVHSSAMEKRAADAERASVKYKQAEYLENNIGTEYKGIISGVTEWGMYVEIEENKCEGMIRLRDISDDFYVLDEKNYCIVGQRKKKKYQLGDEVMIRVKKVDLSKRQIDFTLIPD, encoded by the coding sequence ATGGCAAAGAAAAAATCGGCAAATATAAAATTGGTTCTGAATCAATTGGTTAGTGATGTTTTTGAAAAGAACAGTAATCAGTTGCTAAATTACAAGCAGGTTTCGGCTAAATTAAATTTGAACGATCAGGAATCGAGAGAAACCATTCTTGAGATCTTAAAAGAAGGGAAAAGTGCGGGAATTTTCTTAGAACCCGAAAAAGGTAAATTTAAACTTAAAGAGCTACAAAACTTCATTATTGGTACGGTTGATATGACTGCCGATGGTTCGGCTTATATTGTTCCGGAAGATGAGTTTGAAAAAGACGTTTTTGTTGCTCCCCGAAAACTTAAAAATGCTTTACATGGCGATACCGTTAAAGCTTATGTTTTCGCAAAGAAAAGCGGTCGTAAAAACGACGGCGAAGTTGTCGAAATTATTAAAAGGGCAAAATCAGATTTTACAGGTGTAATTAAAATTTCCGATCGTTTTGCATTTGTAATTGCGGATGATAAAAAAATGATGCACGATATTTTTGTGCCATTGGCAGATACCCACGACGCAAAAAACGGTCAGCGGGTATTGGTAACCTTGTCTGATTGGCCTGAAAGCGCCAAAAATCCAATTGGTATAGTTAAACACGTATTGGGTAACCAGGGCGAGAACAATACCGAAATGAATGCGATTTTAGCGCAGTACGGTTTCCCACTGGAGTTTCCGCCACAGGTAGAACGCGAAGCAAATGCAATCCCTGAAGAAATCCCGGCAGCCGAAATTGCGAAAAGAAAAGATTTTAGAAATGTATTAACCTTCACCATAGATCCGGCAGATGCGAAAGATTTTGATGATGCCATTTCTTACCAAAAACTTCCTAACGGAAACCACGAAATCGGTGTACACATCGCCGATGTTTCGCATTATGTAATCCAGGGGACAGAATTAGACAAAGAAGCTTACAGCCGTGCTACTTCGGTTTACCTGGTAGATCGGGTGATACCGATGCTGCCCGAGCGTTTAAGTAATGGCGTTTGTTCATTACGTCCAAATGAAGATAAATTGTGTTTTGCAGCTGTTTTTGAACTTGATGAACAGGCCAATATTCAAAATGAATGGTATGGCCGTACGGTAATCCATTCTGATAGAAGGTTCAGTTATGAAGAAGCACAGGAAGTAATCGAGAATAAAGCCGGAGATTATGCCCAGGAAATCCTGAAATTAAATGAACTGGCTTATATCCTCCGCGACCGTAAATTCAAAAATGGTGCGATCAGTTTCGAAAGTACTGAAGTTAAATTCAAACTTGATGAATCAGGAAAACCGATCGGTGTTTATGTTAAAGAACGTAAAGATGCCCATAAACTGATTGAAGACTACATGCTTCTGGCCAACCGTAAAGTTGCCGAGTTTATCGCAAAGAAAACCAAAGGAAAAGATAAATTAACCTTCGTTTACCGTGTGCACGATTCGCCAAACATGGAAACGCTGAATACTTTTGCCACATTTGCTTCCCGTTTCGGTTATAAAATCAATACCAAATCGGATAAAGAAATTGCAAAATCGCTAAATAATTTAATGGCTGATGTAGAAGGCAAGAAAGAACAGAATATCTTAACGTCGCTGGCCATCAGATCAATGGCTAAGGCAATTTATTCTACCAAGAAAACCAGCCATTATGGCCTTGCTTTTGAATATTATACCCACTTTACTTCCCCTATCCGCCGTTATCCGGATGTGATGGCACACAGGCTTTTACAGACCTATTTAGATGGAGGTAAATCTGCCGATATGGAGTTTTATGAAGTGGCCTCTGTACATTCTTCGGCAATGGAAAAAAGAGCAGCAGATGCCGAGCGTGCATCTGTTAAATACAAACAGGCCGAATACCTTGAAAACAACATTGGTACCGAGTATAAAGGCATCATTTCTGGTGTTACCGAATGGGGTATGTATGTAGAGATTGAAGAGAACAAATGTGAAGGTATGATCCGTTTACGAGATATATCTGATGATTTTTATGTACTCGATGAGAAAAACTACTGCATTGTAGGCCAACGCAAAAAGAAAAAATATCAGCTCGGAGATGAAGTAATGATCAGGGTTAAAAAAGTAGATCTTTCTAAACGTCAAATCGATTTTACGCTGATTCCTGATTAA